ggtgggtagcctaattatttcggtaaaactaaaaattttttttggattaaatgtattaaatggattaaatggatttaatggattaaatggaagtgcggcACCCCTCGCATTCCACTCAATGATGTAGTTGTCAACACGATCACCGAGAAATTTATGTTGACAATAATTAGGCCTTAccacttgggtgggtcaggtcgcTCGTTAATACTTGGAACATTAATTACTGAAGTTATCGTGTTTTCGACTCatcaaacacttttttttaaattctgttATTAAATGGATGAATCAACACATGTCCCATGTCGAATAAAAATTGCAAGGAATTTGATCCCCAAAGTTGTTTACAGCCTTGGGAAACACGTCATCTTCACAGACATATTTGTCTATGGAATCTATCTGTTCTTGTGGTCTGGCACCTTCTTGTGGTCTGGTACCTGAGATCCACGGCACCTGAGATCCTCTTTACATCTACGCCTTAACGACTTCTGAAATGAATTTCCGCTTCTCTGAAGAATCATTTTAAAACTCTAGACTAATCTACTTTAAGGCTTTAACGTCAGGTAGAAATGTTATGATAGAGTTAAGAGTAGTTAAAGAATCAATATTGGGTTGCGAGAACATAACTAATGTTGGTGTTGTTAGACATGTTCCGCACGCAAGTCACTGTCACAATCCTGAATGTAGCGGTAGTGTAGGTCGTCACTCAGTTGTCACTACTTCTACCTTAAGAAATACAGCGTCACGAAGATGAGTCGAAcgaaccaacgcacttcaagcaaaagtgatcatagtcgacaacTGCCagatagagtactattttgtatgaaatggttttttttacattgttttacagttgtttggcacactgtcaagtttcagtaccctatttgaagtaccactcatgcctgaagtgcgttgaacgaaccaaaaaataataatttttactcggaattttaaatgttgtGTACCAAATTTATATCGAAGTTTTCTTCCCATCTGGTCCACTTATGCACATATACTGTTTgaatgagtggaccagctagTAATTTTTATATAAAGATTGACATTGACTGTAAACGTATCCAATATAAATTTGTTGCTAACGTAAGGgaggtaaaattttaaatcaaaaatggttCACCGACAAAGGGCTGGGCAGATCCATCGAAACGAGTCCACACTGAAGATACTGTATCACATTTAATGGAAAGTTCACCATCGTCATTGACATCGATTGATGATAGGTTACTAATCAAACCAATTATTTTACTCTCAACGTTCATTTCCTCCGGATCACCAAGCCGTCTCGTTGACTGAAGATGAGATGTTTGCCACCTCTCATTTTCTGACCACAAACGTGTTATAAGAGTGTTGACTACCACAGTGTTCCAAACGTACTCCTTTTCACCATCTTTTctcaattttgttgttaaagtAGACTGCAAATCCTCAGACACTGGAACTGCTTCACCATTCTCCTGGACTAATTCCTTCAATTTCCAATCTCCTTCAATTCCTTTAAAGGAAGCGGTCTCTCGTTCGATGTTGCTAGGGGGCGCATCCTCTTTTTGGCACGTAGCTGAGCCGGATGTGTTGAAGAAGACAATCGGATAAACTGCATCAAAAGTTGAAGCGGGAACATCGAAAGCAAGACCAAGACTCTTGCCATTTAGATCAATGTAAACTTTTAATCGGGCATCATCGAACAATGCGTAAATTCCAACAGTATCACCGGCAGACGGTTCAGCTCCAAAATTGGAAACAAGTAGACCACTTCCATTGCTCAAATTGCCTGAATATGCAAGCAATCTGCAGGCGAATCCCTCTTTGAAACGATCTTTAGATGTCAGCCCGACGCCACCTGCATCTCCCAACGAATCGAAgtgaattttccaataatgACCACCAGATGCTACACCATCGCCATCTTCCCACAAACAGTTAAATATATTGCCGCCTCCAGTCTCATCCACAAGCGTCACAGTATTTCCATCAACAGTAAATCCGCTTGAACCATCGGGAAGCCATTGTGCCATTTTAACGGTATACCTCACAGAGCAActtttcgaataaaatcaGAACTTACACTTAATGTCTCTGTGGCACTGTAAACTAGCTAAATATACCTTTCGTTTCGACTTACGATTTTTAGATATCGACGTTGTGATAAGATATAACGATTTAACAGATTATCGGTGCGAAACATTTCATATCTATGCAGTTCTTACGTATTTTAGAAATATTGTTATCGAAATTTGCTGTGTGTTTAAGGGCTTAGCTTGATTTTTCTGACTTGTTGCttgtttttgaacattttcgcTGGAAACCTAGGATTAGAATGAACGAACGGTAGTGACAGTACCGTAGTGTATAGTTATAAATAGTAAAATTAACGACATGGTTTCTGTGACTGTTTTGTTCTGAAAGTGGCTAATGCAtgtacaagtctagcgaatcataagcgAAATGTAAGTAAACTTCTTTCTTAAAATGGCGTTCAATGGCTCTTCGAACGCCGTTTCTCTTGACACATGGAAGATATGGCAACGTTTGTAGACGAAATAACGTGATTTCGCGTTAAACctaaaatatattcaaaatctTCTAAAAGCTCATATAGAAAAAGACTCGCGCTCACCTATGGACTCTAGTTGAAATAGTTTCTTTATAATAGCTTagtgaaaaatgaactttttcatgAGTGATTTGGGTGGCTATCGAGGTATCGAGGCGTACATGAATACAGTCTACCTGATCGTTCACACAATATTTCGTTCATACAGTAGAATGTATGTTGAATGTAGAgttatgttttgcatttcaaaagatCATATATTTCGTATCtcgttgcagaaaacgttgtctGCAGCACATTGCAAAAATGGTAGTTTTCGccacttgttgcataaattactattatttGCACATTGTGCGAACAGCCAAAGTTATAAAGAGACTACTTTGCCTCCATCAAATTTTTAGTATGTGAAATCTACTTTAAGTCGTTACATAAAACATTAGTGGCATATTGTTTGATGGGAAACGTAGAGAAATCGTcacgaacaaaagaaatatgaaaaattagaatattttatcaatgatGGAAAAATCCAATAATTTCGCACATTCAGTAAACCATTACAGTCTGCCAAATATACCGTACAcgttatatatagatatatatctTGCAGACATAATGTAAGTCACTCACTTCATCATATATTCAAAGATATAATTCAGCGTTTTCATTCAGCccatgaaatattttcctattttccattttcaacattaaattcCGGTTGTAAATCGTATTTAATGACTGATAAAAGGGTCATTAAGTAGGGTGTTCGACATGAATATATCTTATATTATTCTATTTGGAGTGCATGTGCGGGATGTATAAGAAATTTGCCGcccacttttttttgtaattccaCAATATCAATTCGTTATCAGTCATAGGAAATGTTAATAACTTTAATTTAGCGCCCGCCTCCGACATTTATAAGGTATGTATACGCTTTTCGGGTGGTTTTGtgtaatattttcttattttttgttggttgaAATGGCTATTGGAAACAGGGTGTATGTTGGTATGTTATATGTGCGTTGGTTGAAGACGTAACGCTGGTGAATCTTTATTtggttttttgaattttttttaaaggaaattaatttattcaaagcgatTCACCcgtaatttcttatttttaattaagcGAGCTATCGAAGAGCAATTAACACTGCTTACAATTAATGTAAGGCCATAATGGAGATAGAATGCTTTCACATCTACgcatttgtttgatttaatgCGAGAGAATTCTTAATCGTAATCATTTGTAATTAGAGAAGAGCGGGTTCCTTTTTAAAAAGCCCGATCCGACCCGATTCACTGTTACCGGGCTTTTGAGTTATCGGTTTCAAAACTTTACTTCGGGTTGGATTCGGGCTACGGAAAATCTATTGAGAAAGTAATAGTCCACCCTATGACAATcacatcaatttcaatttttaaattcaatttcatttatttccaaatgaaatttcttaaacTAAACGCAccgcgtagctccagtatgcgTTACAGTTCATcgtattttagaaaattgttctTTTGTTATCCTCTTGGCGCTGCCTTCTTGGGAAGATCGTCAGGCTTTAAAAGTTTAATTCGGGTGTATCGCGTGTGGCTTGGTGGCAATTCCATCCGGATTCCCGTTGTTgggttttaaaattttaattcgggTTGGGTTCGTGTGGACACAAAGGAAAACGTTGACAAACTCATTTCTTATCGGAATGAAACGTTGCAGACGcgtaattttcattcaactcgCAAGtgctgaaatttttttaacacagAATCTTACGAATGTTTTGAAGGTATCAGAAATTACATTCCAATATCCGATGTCAACTATGTCAACTTTGTGATTGTGTTAGAGATCGCAAAAAACCATCAAAAGTTCAATCAACTACAGTTCGCATGATAGTACTTTTATGCATACAGTGTTTGTGAACCTCGGCCTCGCCTCTGACTGACAGTcaacatctagtgcgataatataccatCGTACGAACAACGCTTGTAGATGAGTAACTATTTATGGCAGTTCAGTCCAGGGATCTCTTGCCCATCGAAATTACTTCCTTTAAACTTTAACAAACGCTAAGCATATCGGCCTACATTCATTAAATATGTCAGTCCCTTATTTCAGTTTAATGTCCTTCTGTAAATagttcgaaaaaatattttacattttctggcTCTTATCTTACCCCCATTAAACTAGGTTAAGCCCAGATTGCACTTAAGTGATACGCTTGATTGTTAGGCGTTAAAAatagacatgaaaaacaacaaggaaaataatgttttttatcGTGAAAGATCAACTCTGTTTCTAAAACTAATGAGAACATTTAAGTCACCCCGTAGTATATTGATAATAAACAACCTGCGATTCGTGCGGCCAGTTGCCTCTTCTATTAGACACAcagcaaatgaaatgaaagaattAAAAGAGAAACTCGATGTGTATTCAAAACTTTTCAGTGATTTAGTATCAGCTACCACGAACTATGCAAATTTAACATGCTAAAGACAgtgaaaaatttgttacatgaaaaatttatgttttctcCACAGCATGTGGCGTGCAATTTGGCCGAAGAATTAAAATGTGATCGTTATCTACTTTTTACACATTGGTAGATAGTTAAATAGGAAAATggggatttttttgttgtgtatcTAAGTTCGCaatggttttgtttttaaaacgtGAATAGTATGGAAGTTTTAAAACTTTGATAAACGATCGTGTTTTCAAATCTGTACCTGTATACCCAACCCATCGTTACCCGCCTAGACTGTAATGCCGGTAAGTTTTCCTAGTATTAGTCCCACACGTTGTTTTGTACATCAAATTGAGCATGAAAAACTGTGCAAATAatctttttctgaaaaaaaaaatcgctgctGGAAAAGcgatttgtaaaaaaatttgaagtcaaacaatatttttcgaaaaattgaccCGAAAAATGTCTTCCAAATGGTGACGTTCCGAATTGCAACGGCGACATTCCACGAAACGACGTTTCATACAATGGGTAAGAGTCATTTACATTGATATTCACTCGATTCTATCGAATGCGAACTAGTTCCACAATAGTTTTCTCAGTTCACCAATCATGTTCCAAAAATccttacaaaatttgaattttcctttcaGCCACGACCTtggcaaaataataaaaattatggaaTCGATGAAAGTTGAATCTGGAATAAAAACGAGTTAACAATTATTCATCGGATGACGGCGATCACGACAATTCGTTTGATTGTGGCTTGATTGTGAGCGACAAGAAGATACTAGCGATTACAGAATGGAACCAGCCGTTCTGTATCAACGACACACAAATATAGACGAATGGTTCTCTATATACAACGCCGAAGACGACGAGCAAAGTCCGGATATTTCTATCGAAGCAGACGAGGAAACGTCCCCATATGCAAGTGGCGAACTATTCTCCAACAACGCCGTGGACGACGAGCAAAATCCCGATCTTATCGAAGCAGACAAGGCAACGTCCCCAAATGCTACGTTCGAAGATGACTCATCCTTTGACGACGATATACCAGGAATGaatcatgaaaattttggCAAATACTTCGACCATTACAAACAAGTAATGCAAAATAATGATGCAACGGACGGAGAAGACAGTCAAAATGATGCAACG
This genomic stretch from Bradysia coprophila strain Holo2 chromosome II, BU_Bcop_v1, whole genome shotgun sequence harbors:
- the LOC119082435 gene encoding lisH domain-containing protein C1711.05-like codes for the protein MEPAVLYQRHTNIDEWFSIYNAEDDEQSPDISIEADEETSPYASGELFSNNAVDDEQNPDLIEADKATSPNATFEDDSSFDDDIPGMNHENFGKYFDHYKQVMQNNDATDGEDSQNDATESSSSSSDDNASSSSDDNASSSSDDNASSSSDDNASSSSERLIFKSRQRLVFKSRQRLVFKLVFK